The following coding sequences are from one Culex quinquefasciatus strain JHB chromosome 1, VPISU_Cqui_1.0_pri_paternal, whole genome shotgun sequence window:
- the LOC6049043 gene encoding uncharacterized protein LOC6049043: protein MKGFLVCLLLALAGQSLAQSQDEFVEYLLEIQNQAETVHQLMEGTFDNVRFTMSDQLIELNRDLIARMNSALEEVEEIRDDTEEFVEASTADQRCIDVATSNWELEIEWVGQALQRCAAQANLEITGATAGVHGAIEDAQVQSTELQNIVVRGFIDWNAIDYTEQISTIVGAQIEQKYQYFQTVTQPLLERRLQAIFDLETDLLPRTLTCVNRGVERFQNYARVIRDTLFFCSS, encoded by the exons ATGAAGGGATTCCTGGTGTGTTTGCTGCTGGCCCTGGCCGGACAG TCTCTGGCCCAGAGCCAGGATGAGTTCGTGGAGTACCTGCTGGAGATCCAGAACCAGGCCGAGACCGTGCACCAGCTGATGGAGGGAACCTTCGACAACGTGCGCTTCACCATGAGCGACCAGCTGATCGAGCTGAACCGTGATCTGATTGCCCGCATGAACTCGGCCCTCGAGGAGGTCGAGGAGATCCGCGACGACACCGAGGAGTTCGTGGAGGCGTCCACCGCCGACCAGCGTTGCATCGACGTGGCCACCTCCAACTGGGAACTGGAAATCGAGTGGGTCGGACAGGCTCTGCAGCGTTGCGCCGCCCAGGCCAACCTGGAGATCACCGGTGCCACCGCCGGCGTGCACGGAGCCATCGAGGACGCCCAGGTGCAGTCGACCGAGCTGCAGAACATTGTCGTGCGCGGCTTCATCGACTGGAACGCCATCGACTACACCGAGCAGATCTCGACCATCGTGGGAGCGCAGATCGAGCAGAAGTACCAGTACTTTCAGACCGTTACGCAGCCCCTGCTGGAGCGCCGCCTGCAGGCCATCTTCGACCTGGAGACCGACCTGCTGCCGCGCACGCTGACCTGCGTGAACCGTGGCGTGGAACGCTTCCAGAACTACGCCCGCGTCATCCGCGACACGCTGTTCTTCTGCTCGTCTTAA